In one window of Coleofasciculus chthonoplastes PCC 7420 DNA:
- a CDS encoding DUF1257 domain-containing protein: MSHFSTLRTKITDAEILKASLSDLGISVKTEADVRGYNGQRVRSDIVAVLEGEYDLGWSRNGDGSFDLIADLWGVAKKHNQTELINSINQKYAVNKTLAEVKQRGLQNANVKLVVQK, from the coding sequence ATGTCTCACTTTAGCACTCTGCGTACCAAGATCACCGATGCCGAAATCTTAAAGGCTTCTTTGAGCGATCTAGGTATTTCCGTTAAAACGGAAGCTGATGTGCGCGGCTATAACGGTCAACGTGTTCGTTCGGACATCGTTGCTGTTCTCGAAGGCGAGTATGACCTCGGTTGGTCTCGCAATGGCGATGGTTCCTTTGACCTGATCGCTGACCTGTGGGGTGTTGCTAAAAAGCACAACCAAACCGAACTGATCAACTCGATCAACCAGAAGTATGCCGTTAACAAGACCTTAGCAGAGGTCAAGCAACGTGGCTTACAAAATGCCAACGTTAAACTGGTGGTACAAAAATAG
- a CDS encoding putative quinol monooxygenase, with protein MVNTKIRVLARVVAHPGKEEKLKALLLEIVEATRKEPGCITYELLQSPAIPTEFAFVAEWESEQAWRVHLDSAHIQQAFLEGEELFASPPDIRHYVLLA; from the coding sequence ATGGTAAACACAAAAATCCGAGTATTAGCTCGTGTCGTCGCGCATCCGGGGAAGGAAGAGAAACTCAAAGCACTGTTGTTAGAAATCGTTGAAGCGACGCGCAAGGAACCCGGTTGTATCACTTACGAGTTATTACAAAGTCCGGCGATTCCCACGGAGTTTGCCTTTGTCGCAGAATGGGAAAGTGAGCAAGCGTGGAGAGTACATTTGGACTCGGCTCACATTCAGCAGGCGTTTTTAGAAGGGGAAGAGTTGTTCGCTTCACCGCCAGATATTCGTCATTATGTCTTATTAGCTTAA
- a CDS encoding response regulator — MSSELPSPTNSPTSSTPLRVVIVEDDPMMQLGLEQSLSTNPQLELVGQAEDGYMGVEMTKQLQPDIVVMDIGLPRLDGIAATQQIKAELPEVRVVILTSHTTDREIIASLSSGADAYCVKGSSVERLLQAIAAAAEGATYLDPQIGRQVLKHLSPPSPTGNVSNLSQRELEVLKLIVEGNSNPEIAAKLYLSANTVKTHVRGIMNKLSVDDRVQAAVVALRSGIV; from the coding sequence ATGTCCTCAGAACTTCCCTCCCCGACTAATTCCCCAACCAGTTCCACACCTTTGCGAGTTGTGATTGTGGAAGATGATCCCATGATGCAGCTTGGCTTAGAACAATCCTTATCCACTAACCCCCAGCTTGAACTGGTGGGACAAGCTGAAGATGGCTACATGGGCGTGGAAATGACCAAACAACTCCAACCTGATATCGTGGTCATGGATATTGGTTTGCCCCGTTTAGATGGGATTGCTGCTACTCAGCAAATTAAAGCGGAACTCCCGGAGGTGAGAGTGGTCATCCTCACCTCTCATACCACCGATCGCGAAATTATTGCCTCACTCTCTAGCGGTGCTGATGCCTATTGTGTTAAAGGATCAAGTGTAGAACGATTACTCCAGGCGATCGCAGCGGCGGCTGAAGGTGCAACGTACCTCGATCCTCAAATTGGTCGTCAAGTTCTCAAGCATCTGTCTCCCCCTTCTCCCACAGGCAATGTTTCCAATTTGTCACAACGGGAGCTAGAAGTCTTAAAACTGATCGTAGAAGGCAATAGTAATCCAGAGATTGCCGCTAAACTCTACCTCAGCGCCAATACCGTTAAAACCCATGTACGCGGGATCATGAACAAACTTTCGGTAGATGACCGGGTACAAGCGGCGGTGGTGGCGTTGCGATCGGGAATAGTTTAA
- the ycf46 gene encoding stress-responsive protein Ycf46, with amino-acid sequence MQEEISILIQAQYPLIYLVTSEEERTERAIAMIAQNKNQQRRVFVWTVTHGIVEYGQSRHITQHNTVSPEAAVQWVIQQKEPGIYIFKDLHPFIDSPATTRWLRDAIASFKAAQKTIVLMSPMQQVPIELEKEVVVIDYPLPDLTELNQVLSQQLEKTKGRRTTTETREKLLKAALGLTRDEAEKVYRKAQVKAGRLTEAEVDIVLSEKKQLIRRNGILEYIEEDETIDAIGGLEELKRWLKQRSGAFTERAREYGLPQPKGMLILGVPGCGKSLIAKTTSRLWGLPLLRLDMGRVYDGSMVGRSEANLRNALKTAESISPAILFIDELDKSFAGSSGSADSDGGTSSRIFGSFLTWMQEKTSPVFVMATANRVERLPGEFLRKGRFDEIFFVDLPNKEERQQIFKIHLSKRRRDIERFDIEQLATICDGFSGAEIEQALIAAMYEAFAQDREFTQLDIIAAIKATLPLSRTMTEQVTALRDWARQRARPAAASVAEYQRMEF; translated from the coding sequence ATGCAAGAAGAGATAAGTATTCTCATTCAAGCTCAATACCCTCTAATCTACCTGGTGACGTCAGAGGAAGAGCGGACAGAACGGGCAATAGCCATGATTGCTCAAAATAAGAATCAGCAACGGCGCGTATTCGTGTGGACTGTCACCCATGGGATTGTGGAGTATGGTCAATCACGCCACATCACCCAGCACAATACAGTCTCTCCAGAAGCAGCTGTTCAATGGGTTATTCAACAAAAAGAACCTGGTATCTATATATTTAAGGATCTACATCCATTTATTGATTCTCCAGCAACAACCCGATGGCTGCGGGATGCGATCGCGAGCTTCAAGGCGGCTCAGAAGACGATTGTCCTCATGTCTCCCATGCAGCAGGTGCCGATCGAGTTAGAGAAGGAAGTGGTGGTTATCGACTACCCCTTACCGGATTTAACCGAACTCAACCAAGTGCTGTCTCAGCAATTGGAAAAAACCAAAGGGCGTCGCACCACCACGGAAACGCGGGAGAAACTCCTGAAAGCCGCATTGGGTTTGACGCGAGACGAAGCGGAGAAAGTGTATCGCAAAGCCCAAGTTAAAGCTGGGCGTCTCACGGAAGCGGAAGTCGATATTGTGCTTTCTGAGAAAAAACAGCTCATTCGTCGCAATGGTATTTTAGAGTATATTGAAGAGGATGAAACCATTGATGCCATTGGCGGTTTAGAAGAACTCAAGCGATGGCTGAAACAGCGATCGGGCGCTTTCACTGAACGGGCAAGAGAGTATGGTTTACCCCAACCCAAAGGGATGCTGATTCTGGGAGTTCCCGGATGCGGAAAATCCCTCATTGCCAAAACAACCTCTCGCCTTTGGGGACTACCGCTATTGCGGTTAGATATGGGTCGGGTGTATGATGGTTCTATGGTTGGTCGCTCAGAAGCCAACTTGAGAAATGCCCTAAAAACAGCAGAATCGATTTCACCCGCCATCCTTTTCATCGATGAGCTGGACAAGTCTTTTGCGGGAAGCAGCGGCTCAGCTGACTCCGATGGTGGCACCTCTAGCCGCATCTTTGGTTCCTTCCTAACCTGGATGCAAGAGAAAACATCGCCTGTATTTGTTATGGCGACAGCTAACCGAGTGGAACGGCTACCGGGAGAGTTTCTCCGCAAAGGTCGATTTGACGAAATATTCTTTGTTGACTTACCGAATAAAGAAGAGCGTCAGCAAATATTTAAGATTCATCTGAGTAAGCGGCGTCGAGATATAGAGCGCTTTGATATCGAACAGTTGGCGACAATTTGTGACGGTTTTTCCGGTGCAGAAATTGAGCAAGCCCTCATCGCTGCAATGTACGAGGCATTTGCACAAGACCGGGAATTCACCCAACTGGATATTATAGCGGCGATTAAAGCCACGCTGCCGCTTTCTCGGACAATGACTGAGCAGGTCACAGCCCTGAGGGACTGGGCAAGACAGAGAGCGAGACCTGCTGCAGCCTCCGTTGCTGAATATCAGCGAATGGAGTTCTAA
- the glpD gene encoding glycerol-3-phosphate dehydrogenase, protein MRDFQTIQSQTYDLIVIGGGINGAGVVRDAALRGLKTILLEKADFCGGTTSWSTRLVHGGLRYLEYFEFALVRESLREREILLHTAPHLVKPLMLTIPIYSDRSRPYWKIQAGMLLYDILSFEKTVPSHRMLPKQKFKQLFRHIDPDGLVGGAQYYDGQVAYAERLALENIICAELAGATVLNYTEVTQLQRQEGRITSITCKDALTGEEFTVQGSDRAVVVNTAGPWVDQVCHSGVKNGQSAPIGEKKKIGPTKGSHIIVPPFPGAPETTLYVEAKTDGRPFFIVPWLGMYLIGTTDLRHQGSLDSIKADNEEIDYLLTETNRILPTAQLSRQDVKFTYAGVRPLPNEEGKKPGSVTRSHILYDHTPEGVSNLISLIGGKITTYRQVGEEMVNKVYRKLGRSAPPCPTYKKLLPGAILPSDPRLEKALQDYRTTLPLATIHHLFDIYGAKALDILALTDEEPELAQGITPNLPDIKAQIIYAVQSEFARTLVDIARRRTSLAMHTNYGFDILPVLTDTLSRYGGWSSAECDRQVEDYRAFMEANCIPDYAMATQKETQTVS, encoded by the coding sequence ATGCGTGATTTTCAAACCATCCAGAGCCAAACCTACGATTTAATTGTCATTGGAGGTGGCATTAACGGTGCTGGCGTCGTCAGAGACGCGGCTCTGCGAGGTCTTAAAACGATTTTGCTGGAGAAGGCTGACTTCTGCGGCGGTACAACCAGTTGGTCAACGCGATTAGTTCACGGTGGCTTGCGCTATTTAGAATATTTTGAATTTGCCCTAGTGCGGGAATCGTTACGGGAGCGAGAAATTCTCCTGCATACAGCCCCCCACTTAGTCAAGCCCCTAATGCTGACGATTCCGATCTACAGCGATCGCTCTCGTCCCTATTGGAAAATTCAAGCCGGGATGCTGCTCTATGATATCTTGAGCTTCGAGAAAACTGTACCGTCCCACCGGATGCTGCCCAAACAGAAGTTTAAGCAGCTATTTCGCCATATCGATCCCGATGGTTTAGTTGGTGGAGCGCAGTATTATGACGGTCAGGTGGCGTATGCAGAGCGTTTGGCATTAGAGAATATTATCTGTGCGGAACTTGCGGGAGCAACGGTTCTCAACTATACAGAAGTCACCCAATTACAGCGCCAAGAGGGTCGCATCACCAGCATTACTTGCAAAGATGCCCTAACTGGCGAAGAATTCACCGTCCAAGGGAGCGATCGCGCCGTGGTTGTAAATACAGCCGGTCCCTGGGTGGATCAGGTTTGTCACTCTGGGGTGAAAAATGGACAATCAGCGCCCATCGGTGAGAAGAAAAAAATTGGTCCAACCAAGGGAAGTCACATCATTGTCCCTCCCTTCCCCGGCGCACCGGAAACAACCTTGTATGTAGAAGCCAAAACGGATGGTCGTCCGTTTTTTATTGTGCCATGGTTGGGCATGTATCTGATTGGCACGACTGATTTGCGACATCAAGGTTCTCTTGACTCAATTAAGGCAGACAACGAGGAAATTGATTATTTACTCACTGAAACCAATCGAATTCTGCCCACCGCCCAATTGTCCCGTCAAGATGTGAAATTTACTTATGCTGGGGTACGTCCCTTACCCAATGAAGAAGGGAAGAAACCTGGAAGCGTCACTCGCAGCCATATTCTCTATGACCATACCCCAGAAGGTGTGAGCAATCTGATTTCTCTCATTGGCGGCAAAATCACCACCTATCGCCAAGTGGGTGAGGAAATGGTGAATAAAGTATATCGCAAGTTGGGACGATCAGCCCCCCCTTGTCCCACCTACAAGAAACTCTTACCGGGAGCCATTTTACCCAGTGATCCGCGTCTAGAAAAAGCGCTGCAAGACTATCGCACCACATTACCCTTGGCGACAATCCATCACCTGTTTGACATCTATGGTGCTAAGGCGTTGGATATTTTAGCCTTAACCGACGAAGAACCGGAATTGGCACAAGGGATTACACCAAACTTGCCGGATATTAAAGCCCAGATTATTTATGCGGTGCAGTCGGAATTTGCACGGACGTTGGTAGATATTGCCCGTCGCCGGACTAGCCTAGCCATGCATACTAACTATGGCTTTGATATTTTGCCCGTTTTGACGGACACCCTGTCTCGATATGGCGGTTGGAGTTCGGCGGAGTGCGATCGCCAAGTTGAGGACTATCGCGCTTTCATGGAAGCCAATTGTATTCCCGATTACGCGATGGCGACTCAGAAAGAAACACAAACCGTGAGTTAA
- a CDS encoding NAD(P)H-dependent glycerol-3-phosphate dehydrogenase encodes MVSNLSNSQSSSSQADTTSQTNQAHAHSHRRPAPEATLAILGAGAWGKALATIARHKNHQVRLWSRSSEESLEEVLADIDMLVSAIPMKGVATTAAKIQEIGLPDYVTIITATKGLDPETTRTPSQIWEADFPNHPIVVLSGPNLSKEIEQELPAATVVSSTDMAAAYEVQTVFSSSLFRVYTSPDPLGTELGGTLKNVIAIAVGVCDGLKLGTNAKSALITRALTEILRVGTHLGGQTETFFGLSGLGDMLATCSSVLSRNYRVGYGLAQGKKLEQILEELQSTAEGVNTANVLVKIANREQIPIPICRQVYRLLNHKITPQEAVEALMERDLKAEFCDLF; translated from the coding sequence ATGGTGAGCAATCTCTCAAATTCTCAATCCAGCTCATCTCAAGCTGATACAACCTCACAAACCAATCAGGCTCATGCACACTCCCACCGGAGACCGGCGCCAGAAGCCACCCTCGCCATTCTCGGCGCTGGTGCTTGGGGTAAAGCGTTGGCAACAATTGCCAGACATAAGAACCATCAGGTTCGATTGTGGTCTCGCAGCAGCGAGGAATCTCTAGAAGAGGTATTAGCGGACATTGATATGCTAGTCTCCGCAATTCCGATGAAAGGGGTGGCGACGACGGCGGCTAAGATTCAAGAAATTGGTTTGCCGGATTATGTGACAATTATTACCGCCACCAAGGGATTAGACCCAGAGACAACTCGTACCCCTTCTCAAATCTGGGAAGCCGACTTTCCCAACCATCCGATTGTGGTACTCTCCGGTCCCAATCTCTCCAAAGAAATTGAGCAAGAACTCCCCGCCGCCACAGTGGTGTCGAGTACAGATATGGCAGCCGCTTATGAAGTGCAAACGGTATTTTCGTCCAGTCTCTTCCGAGTGTACACCAGTCCAGATCCCCTTGGCACAGAACTCGGAGGAACTCTGAAAAACGTGATTGCGATCGCGGTTGGGGTTTGTGATGGTCTAAAATTGGGTACTAATGCCAAATCTGCCCTGATTACCCGTGCGTTAACTGAAATCCTTCGGGTGGGGACACACTTAGGCGGACAAACGGAAACCTTCTTCGGATTATCAGGTTTGGGCGACATGCTAGCGACTTGCAGTAGTGTACTCAGCCGTAATTATCGCGTCGGTTACGGTTTAGCCCAGGGAAAAAAATTGGAGCAAATTCTCGAAGAATTACAAAGTACGGCGGAAGGGGTAAACACAGCCAATGTATTGGTTAAAATTGCCAATCGCGAGCAGATCCCCATCCCCATCTGTCGGCAAGTTTATCGCCTACTCAACCATAAAATTACACCCCAAGAGGCTGTAGAAGCATTGATGGAGCGGGATTTGAAGGCAGAATTTTGCGATTTGTTCTAA
- the ggpS gene encoding glucosylglycerol-phosphate synthase has translation MKSSLVILYHREPYDEVVENGKVHYRAKKSPNGIVPTLKSFFAGVNQGTWIAWKQVNAKQKANFEQRIVVEGEANYNVRRIPLSADQVKHFYHITSKEAFWPILHSFPYHFTYETSDWENFHTINRLFAEAACDEAADDALIWVHDYNLWLVPYYIRQLKPNARIAFFHHTPFPSVDIFNILPWREEITDSLLCCDIVGFHIPRYSENFVNVARSLRPVEIVKKEPVPEHITPMGIALAEPEMTTQIRYKDQLVNIDPFPVGANPQQILSILHKPETQKRFEEIKESLGDRKLIISAGRVDYVKGTREKLEAYGRLLARRPDLHGKINMLVTCVASASGMRVYKTAQTQIEQLAGKINGRYGNLDWLPIMLYTQPVPLPDLLCYYKAADICWTTPLRDGLNLVAKEYIITHEKQEGVLVLSEFVGAAVELPDAILTNPYSIDRMDESIEQALAMSPEEQKERMAKMYDIVTKYDIQCWADHLFEMFEKTKHQTAKQQQAVAV, from the coding sequence ATGAAATCATCACTCGTTATCCTTTATCACCGCGAACCTTATGATGAGGTCGTGGAAAATGGCAAAGTGCATTATCGGGCAAAGAAAAGCCCCAATGGGATTGTACCAACCCTGAAAAGCTTCTTTGCTGGCGTCAATCAAGGCACCTGGATTGCTTGGAAACAGGTGAATGCTAAGCAGAAAGCTAACTTTGAACAGCGGATTGTTGTGGAAGGTGAAGCAAACTACAACGTTCGCCGAATTCCCCTCTCCGCCGATCAAGTCAAGCATTTTTATCACATCACCTCGAAAGAAGCATTTTGGCCCATTCTGCATTCATTCCCCTATCACTTCACTTACGAAACCTCAGATTGGGAAAACTTTCACACGATTAACCGCCTATTTGCCGAAGCCGCCTGTGACGAAGCAGCAGATGATGCTCTAATTTGGGTGCACGACTACAATCTATGGTTAGTACCCTACTACATCCGGCAGCTAAAGCCGAATGCTCGGATTGCGTTCTTCCACCACACTCCCTTCCCCTCTGTGGATATTTTTAATATCTTACCTTGGCGGGAAGAAATTACAGATAGTTTACTCTGCTGCGATATCGTCGGCTTCCATATTCCGCGCTATTCAGAGAATTTCGTCAATGTGGCTCGCAGCCTGCGCCCGGTGGAAATTGTCAAGAAAGAACCCGTACCTGAGCATATTACCCCTATGGGAATCGCATTGGCTGAGCCAGAAATGACCACCCAGATCCGATACAAGGATCAGTTAGTTAACATCGATCCCTTCCCGGTTGGAGCCAATCCCCAACAAATTCTATCTATCCTGCATAAGCCAGAAACTCAAAAACGGTTTGAGGAAATTAAGGAAAGCTTGGGCGATCGCAAGTTAATTATCTCAGCCGGACGAGTGGACTATGTGAAAGGCACTCGTGAGAAGCTAGAAGCTTATGGACGCCTGTTAGCGCGTCGTCCGGACTTGCATGGCAAAATTAATATGCTGGTTACCTGTGTGGCGTCGGCGTCTGGAATGCGGGTTTACAAAACTGCCCAAACTCAGATTGAGCAGTTAGCTGGAAAAATTAACGGGCGGTATGGGAACTTAGACTGGCTACCGATTATGCTCTATACCCAACCCGTTCCTTTACCGGATTTGCTCTGTTACTACAAAGCCGCAGATATCTGCTGGACAACGCCCCTGAGAGATGGTTTAAACCTGGTCGCGAAGGAATATATCATCACTCACGAGAAACAAGAAGGTGTACTAGTCCTCTCCGAGTTTGTCGGTGCAGCCGTCGAACTCCCGGATGCCATTTTGACCAACCCTTACTCCATCGATCGCATGGATGAATCGATTGAGCAAGCGCTGGCTATGTCTCCTGAGGAGCAAAAAGAACGGATGGCGAAAATGTATGACATCGTAACCAAATACGATATTCAGTGTTGGGCAGATCACTTGTTTGAAATGTTTGAGAAAACCAAACATCAGACAGCGAAGCAACAGCAAGCAGTAGCTGTTTAA
- a CDS encoding GUN4 domain-containing protein translates to MFEDNLRSSEGAKYSKLDELLAAGQWREADQETFTIILEITGADKRGYLTNQDIQQFPCQELRAIDQLWVKYSSGKFGFSVQKRIYEQSGKDLMAFADQIGWRVSNRWQSYNELIFNQNAPIGHLPGGGVVGWLAWGDLRDDLFSRVSACNL, encoded by the coding sequence ATGTTTGAAGATAATTTAAGATCTTCTGAAGGGGCAAAGTATAGTAAACTTGACGAACTGTTAGCAGCAGGGCAGTGGCGAGAAGCAGACCAGGAAACGTTTACGATTATCTTGGAAATTACGGGTGCGGATAAACGCGGCTATTTAACGAATCAAGATATTCAGCAATTTCCTTGTCAGGAACTTCGGGCGATTGATCAACTGTGGGTTAAGTATAGCAGTGGTAAATTTGGTTTTAGTGTTCAGAAGCGGATTTATGAGCAATCAGGAAAGGATTTGATGGCATTTGCTGATCAGATTGGCTGGCGGGTATCTAATCGGTGGCAAAGTTACAATGAGCTGATATTTAATCAGAATGCACCAATAGGACATCTCCCTGGCGGTGGAGTCGTGGGATGGTTGGCGTGGGGAGATCTTCGTGATGATTTGTTTTCTCGTGTTAGTGCGTGCAATCTTTAG